One Candidatus Culexarchaeum yellowstonense genomic region harbors:
- a CDS encoding amidohydrolase — MQYILKGKSVVTMGSRGIIRDGCIVIENSWIIDVGRYSDIKGKYHGYEVLKMEDCILMPGLINTHTHIAMSLLRGYADDLQLSEWLEKWVWPLEAKMTEKDIYIGAKLSALEAIKGGTTTVCSMYHYKYDYNEARAVYESGLRGVISHTFFDWRKDEDYKLMEDLIRKWHGKGGWRIKAAASPHAPYTVSPKYLMEIREYVNEKNMELRDEEKIIMHIHVAETRDEAKTVKEKYNVETEMGLFKYLNDIGFLSEDVLAAHCVWLTDEDIAIMKARDVKVSHNPVSNLKLASGISPITKLLDAGVTVSLGTDGPCSNNTLDMFETMKIASLIQKGVTLNPTALPAEETLKMATIDGAKALKWDTHIGSIEVGKKADIIAVELGKPHLTPIYSELSHLVYAVRCGDVKHVIIDGEIVMENRSIKTLREEEVIREAEKAKEELINRLRGEVKR; from the coding sequence ATGCAATACATATTGAAGGGTAAATCCGTAGTGACCATGGGAAGTAGGGGGATTATAAGGGATGGATGCATAGTAATTGAAAATTCATGGATAATTGATGTTGGAAGGTATAGCGATATCAAGGGGAAGTATCATGGATATGAAGTGCTAAAAATGGAAGACTGCATACTAATGCCAGGACTAATAAACACACATACACACATAGCCATGAGCCTACTCAGAGGATACGCAGACGATCTACAATTAAGCGAATGGCTTGAGAAATGGGTTTGGCCATTGGAAGCAAAGATGACTGAAAAGGACATATACATTGGAGCTAAACTATCAGCCCTAGAGGCAATTAAAGGTGGAACAACAACCGTATGTAGCATGTACCATTACAAATACGATTACAATGAAGCAAGAGCAGTATATGAATCTGGGCTTAGAGGCGTAATATCACACACATTCTTCGATTGGAGGAAAGATGAAGATTACAAGCTTATGGAGGATTTAATTAGGAAATGGCATGGTAAAGGGGGGTGGAGGATTAAAGCTGCAGCCTCACCACATGCACCATACACAGTAAGCCCAAAATATCTAATGGAAATAAGGGAATATGTTAACGAGAAGAACATGGAGTTAAGAGACGAGGAGAAGATCATAATGCACATACATGTAGCTGAAACAAGGGATGAAGCGAAAACAGTGAAGGAGAAGTACAATGTCGAAACTGAAATGGGTTTATTCAAATACCTAAACGACATTGGATTCCTATCAGAAGACGTTTTAGCAGCACACTGCGTATGGCTAACAGATGAAGATATAGCTATAATGAAGGCTAGAGATGTTAAGGTTTCACACAACCCAGTAAGCAACCTAAAATTGGCTTCAGGAATAAGTCCAATAACAAAACTATTGGACGCAGGGGTAACGGTATCTCTAGGGACTGACGGCCCATGCTCCAACAATACATTAGACATGTTTGAAACGATGAAGATAGCATCATTAATCCAGAAGGGGGTTACATTAAACCCAACAGCACTACCAGCCGAGGAAACATTAAAGATGGCTACAATAGACGGTGCAAAAGCTTTGAAATGGGATACGCATATTGGAAGCATAGAGGTGGGGAAGAAGGCTGACATAATAGCCGTAGAACTGGGTAAACCACACCTAACACCAATATATAGCGAGCTAAGCCACCTAGTATATGCGGTTAGATGTGGAGATGTAAAACACGTTATAATCGATGGGGAAATCGTCATGGAGAATAGATCAATAAAAACTTTGAGGGAGGAGGAAGTTATTAGGGAGGCTGAAAAAGCTAAAGAGGAACTTATAAATAGGTTAAGGGGGGAGGTGAAAAGGTAA
- a CDS encoding translation initiation factor IF-2 subunit beta, translated as MKKRVSDYSYEELLDRALSSVKVSGGDRGVFSLPKISVSIMGGTTIVSGFMNVVEYFNRDVKHVLSFLLKELGAAGTISGDKLILHGRYSGSSIENTLLKYAKTYIICPVCGSRDTYLTKERRVTILVCTACGARTSVGGKV; from the coding sequence TTGAAGAAGAGAGTGAGCGATTATAGTTATGAGGAACTTTTGGATAGAGCTCTATCTAGCGTTAAGGTTAGTGGTGGGGATAGGGGGGTATTCAGCTTACCGAAAATTTCAGTTTCCATAATGGGTGGCACAACCATAGTGAGTGGATTCATGAATGTGGTGGAGTACTTTAACAGGGATGTTAAACATGTTTTAAGCTTCCTTTTGAAGGAGCTTGGAGCTGCCGGTACCATTAGTGGTGATAAGTTGATTCTTCATGGAAGGTATAGTGGATCCTCAATTGAGAATACATTGTTAAAGTATGCTAAGACATATATTATCTGCCCAGTTTGCGGTTCAAGGGATACCTACCTCACAAAGGAGCGTAGAGTCACAATACTGGTTTGCACTGCTTGTGGAGCTAGGACTAGTGTTGGTGGTAAGGTGTAG
- a CDS encoding DUF424 family protein has product MDESSEQKFYINFWRYGKDLMVVACDSEILGAKLESGDLKIIVSKEFYGGMLVDSREALNYLKSASIMNIIGVRIVKLALEAGLIHKDAIITIGGQPHAQFIRVNL; this is encoded by the coding sequence TTGGATGAATCCTCTGAACAAAAGTTTTACATTAATTTCTGGAGGTATGGTAAGGATCTCATGGTTGTTGCATGTGATTCTGAGATCCTTGGGGCAAAGCTTGAGAGTGGCGATTTAAAGATTATAGTTAGCAAGGAGTTTTATGGTGGTATGCTTGTGGATTCACGTGAAGCTTTAAATTACTTGAAGTCTGCCTCCATAATGAACATTATAGGGGTTAGAATCGTTAAATTGGCTTTGGAGGCTGGGTTAATTCATAAGGATGCGATCATCACGATAGGTGGGCAGCCTCACGCACAATTTATAAGGGTGAACCTATAA